The sequence AGCACATCGCGCGCCGTCTCGCGCGCGCGGGCTTCCGCTACTACGTGACCGAGGCCGGCGAAGCGTTGCCGGCCGCCGAACGCGAGGCGCGGCAGTTCGGCGTGTTCTCCGCGCGGTACGGCAACCTCTACACCGCGCGCCAACTGTTGCAGTTGTTCCAGGAATGCTTCGAAGGGCGGCAGGTCGCCGAACCGGCGTGGCAGCGCGCGGACGGACGCTGGGTCGATGCATTGCGCCCGCAGGTCGAACCCGACGGGTTCGCATCGCCTGCGCAGGTGCAGGCGGCACGCGAGGAGCACCTCGCCGCCACGCGCACGCTGTTCGAAACCTGCGATGTCTTCGTCTTCACCCTGGGCCTGACCGAAGCGTGGGCCTCGCGCACGGACGGCACGATCTATCCGGTCGCGCCCGGCGTGGTCGCCGGCACGCACGATCCGGCGCGGCATGCGTTCGTGAACCTCGGCGTGCACGAGGTGCTCGCCGACATGCAGGCCTTCCTCGCGGGGCTGAAGTCGGTGAATCCACGGGTGCGCGTCGTGCTCACCGTGTCCCCGGTGCCGCTGATCGCGACCTACGAGGCGGACCGCAGTGCGCTGGTGGCCACCACTTACAGCAAGTCCGTGCTGCGCGTCGTCGCGGAGATGCTGTTTCGCGAGCACGCGTGGGTGGACTACTTCCCGTCGTTCGAGATCATCAACGGGAACTACAACAACGGCGCGTACTTCGAGGCCGACTTCCGCAGCATCCGCCCGATCGGCGTGGACCACGTGATGCGCTGCTTCCTGCGCCACTACACCGATATCGGTGCGAAACCCGCCGCCGCACCCGCCCTCGCGGTCGTCCCCGTCGACATCGACGTGGTGTGCGACGAGGAAGCCATCGACCAGGTGCGCGGGCAGTAAGTCCCGGAAACGAAGAAGCCGGCGTCCTTCGACGCCGGCGCCTGCGAAGCACGCGTTCCGAAAACGTCAGCCCGAGATCACCCAGGACTGCGCGGTGACGGTCGTGACCGGCAGCGTCGTCGCGCCATTCGCCGCCTTCCAGATCAGGTTCTGGCCGCTGGCGCTGTTGCGCCACAGGATGTCGTCCTTGCCGTCGCCGTCGAAGTCGCCGATGCCGACCACGATCCATGCGCTGTTCGCGACCGTCGTCATCGCCTGCGTCGTCGCCGAGTTGCCGCCCTTCCAGATCACGTTCGTGCCGTTGGCGTTGCGCCACAGGATGTCGGACTTGCCGTCGCCGTCGAAGTCGCCCGCGCCCACCGCGGTCCACGTCTGCGACACGACATAGGCCAGGCCCTGCGAGGTCGCCGAGTTGCCGCCCTTCCAGATCACGTTGCGGCCGTCGTTGCGGTTGCGCCACAGGATGTCGGCGATGCCGTTACCGTCGAAGTCGCCGACACCGACCACCGTCCAGTCCAGCGCAACCGTCGTCACCGCCTGCGTTGTCGCCGCGTTGGCCGAACGCCAGATCAGGTTCGCGCCCGTGGAAATGTTGCGCCACAGGATGTCGTCCTTGTGGTCGCCGTTGAAGTCGCCGATGCCGGCGATCGTCCACGCCGAATCCGGCACGCCGGACACGGCCATCGCCGTCGACGCGTTGCCCGACAGCCACACCACGTTGGAGCCCATCGACGCATGGCGCCACAACAGGTCGGATTTGCCGTCGCCGTTGAAGTCGCCGGCGCCCGCAGGCACCCAGCCGCGATCGGCCACCGTCGCGGCGGCGATGGTCGTGGCGGAGTTGCCGTTCTTCCAGATCACGTTCGTACCGAAGAACGCGTTGTGCCAGAAGATGTCGGACTTGCCGTCGCCGTCGTAGTCGCCGCGATAGCCCACGCCCGCCACCGGGAAGCGCGGTGCGCGGAACGCCGCCACGACCGGGATCGTCTGGCCGAGTGCGAGCGCCGCGTCGGCCTGGCCTGCGATGCCGCAGCGCTGGCCGCCGCAGAAGGTCAGGCGCGGGTTGGAATAGATGCGGAAGCTGGTCTGGCCGAGATTCGGCACCGACATGACGTCGTAGAAATTCCCGCCCGCCGCGTCGGTCTTGTAACCGAAGGCGTAGGGATAACGACCGAACTCTTCCGGATCCAGGTTGTTGCCGTCGGTATTGCTGTCGTCGTTGTCCGCGGCGGTCGCGCGATCGTGCGCCAGGCCGAGGTTGTGGCCGAGTTCGTGCGCGAGCGTCTCGCTGCGGCACACGCTGCCGTTGCTCGGGAACATGCTGCCGCTCGAATCGCTGATGACCGACAGGCCCAGCGGCAATGCCGAAGCGCCAACGGCCGTCTGCGCACCACCGATCAGCCACGCCACGCCGCAGCTCTGTTGTTCCGGCTGGGTCAGGTTGCGCACGAGCACGGCCAGGTCGGCGCCCGACACATCGCGTGCAGTCAACAGGGCCTGCATCCCGGCGGGGACCGCCGCAGGGGTGCAATTGACACCGCTGTCGGGCAGGTACAGCTGGCCCGCCGCGGCGACGTTCGTGCAGGTCATGCCCGAGAGCTCCATCAGCGCCGCGCGGTTCTGGGTGTTGTCGGCGACATCCACCTGCACGGCGCGCACGAGGCGGAACTGGCCGGCGACGCGGCTGTTGAGCAGCGCCTGGTTGGCGATGTCCACGATGGCGTTCAAGCGCGTGACCGCCTGCGAAGCGCCGCCCAGGCGCGTGGCGAAGGCCGCCGTGTAACCCATCGCGAGATCGACGGTGCTGCCGCCGACCACGGAGGTCGCCCCGCTGCCGGAGAGCGGCGCGGCGGACGCGGTCAGCGCGGACGCCGTCAATGCCGACGACGTCATGCTCGATGACAGCGACGACGCAGCGGTGCGCAGTCCACTCGTGCGCGGCGCGCTGGACATCGGCGCACTCGACATCGGTGCGCTGATCGAATCCGGCGCGAAGACCTGCGGCTTCAGCGCCTGCTCCGCGGCAAGGCGCGCCGAGTCGGTCTGCACCATGTAGGTGTGGCCGCGGGCCGTCGCGATCTCGAGTTCGTCGGTGCCGTTGGGAATCGAACCGAACACGGCCTTCGGGCCGAAGGTCAGCATCGCTTCGGTGCCCGGCTTCGTGCCGGCAGGCCGGCCCACCCATGTCCAGTTGCCATCGCCATGGTCGACGTGGCGTGCGTAATCCAGGCGGATCGGACGCCCGTCGGGCGCCTGCACGACCATGCCGCCATCCTTGATGGCCTGGATGGCGTGCGCTTCGCTGAGCTGGATCTCGCGCCAGGTCGTCGCGCCTTCGCGACGCGGTGCGCGATCGCTGTAAGCGATGAGTTCGCCGCGGTCGGGCAGGTTGGCGATGGTGGATTGCGCACGCGGCAGCGGCGCAACTTGCATGCGCGCCGACGCGGGCGCGCGTTTGGAGTTCGCGGCGGCCGAAGCGGCCTCCTGGCCTGCATGCGACGAGCAACCCGCCGCAAGTCCGGCCAGCACCCCTACGAGGACAATCGAGCGCATGGAAAATCTCTCTGCAATCAGAATGGGGCGTCCTGATTAAGGCAGTGAAGATCACGGCGGCGTGAGGCGTCCGCGCCGGACGCCTGTGGTTTCGTCACGCGTCGTACACGACCCCGGCGAACTCAGCCGTTTTCGTCACGCGGAACAAACAAATCAATCGTCGAAGCGCGGATCGAGGTGCTTCAGGACCGTTGCGGCGAGCTGTTCGGGCGTGCCGGCGACCGTTTCCAGCGTGACTTCGGCCGCTTCCGGCCGTTCGTACGGCGAATCGATACCGGTGAAGTTCCTGATCTCCCCGGCGCGGGCCTTCGCGTACAAACCCTTGACGTCGCGCTCTTCCGCAACGGCCAACGGCGTGTCCACGAACACTTCGACGAACTCGCCTTCACCGAACATTTCGCGCGCCATCCGGCGCTCGGCGCGGAAGGGCGAGATGAAACTGACGAGTACGATCAGGCCCGCGTCCACCATGAGCCTGGCGACTTCGGCCACGCGGCGGATGTTCTCCACGCGATCTTCGTCGGTGAAGCCCAGGTCCTTGTTGAGTCCATGGCGCACGTTGTCGCCGTCGAGCAGGTAGGTGTGCATGCCCATCGCGAGCAGGCGCTTTTCGACGCGATTGGCGATCGTCGACTTGCCCGAACCCGACAGGCCGGTGAACCACACGCAGCGCGGTACCTGCCCCTTGATGCGCGCACGGGCGGCCTGGTCGACTTCCAGATGCTGCCAATGGATGTTCGCCGCGCGACGCAACGCGAAATCCAGCGTGCCTGCGCCGACGGTCGCGTTGCTCTGGCGATCGATCAGGATGAAACCGCCGAGCGCGCGATTGTCGGCGTATTTCTCGAACGCGATCGGCTGGTCGAGGTAGAGGTTGCAGTACGCGACTTCGTTGAGATCGACGTGTTTCGCCGCCAGGCGATCCTGCGTGTTGACGTCCACCTTGTGCTTGATTTCGGTGATCGTCGCGCCGACGGTGCGCGTGCCGATCTTCAGCCAGTACGGACGTCCGGGCAGCATCGGTTGGTCGCCGAGCCACAACAGGTGCGCGGCGAACTGGTCGGCGACTTCGGGCGGGTTCGACGCGGCGGCGATCACATCGCCACGACTCACGTCGACTTCGTCTTCCAGCGTGAACATGACCGCCTGGCCCGCCGTTGCGCGCGGCAGGTCGCCATCGGCAGTGACGATGCGCGCGATGCGGCTGCGCCGGCCCGAAGGCAGCACGGCCACGTCCGTGCCCGGCGCCGCTTCGCCGGCGACGAGCGTGCCGGCGAAACCGCGGAAATCCTGGTTCGGCCGGCATACCCACTGCACCGGCATGCGCAGGCCGATGTCGCGCTCGCCGCGATCGACCTGCACGGTTTCCAGGTGCTGCAGCAGGGGTTCGCCCCGGTACCACGGCATGTTCGGCGAGGGCGCGAGCATGTTGTCGCCCTTCAGCGCCGACAACGGAATGCAGGTGACGTGCGGGATGCCGAGTTGTTCGGCGAGCGCGCGATAGCCCGCGACGATCTCGTCGAACACGCCCTGGTCGTAACCGACCAGGTCCATCTTGTTCACGGCGAGCAGCACGTGGCGGATGCCGAGCAGGGAGACGATGTAGCTGTGGCGCCGCGTCTGTGTGAGCAGCCCCTTGCGCGCATCCACCAGCACGACCGCGAGTTCCGCGGTGGACGCGCCGGTGGCCATGTTGCGCGTGTACTGCTCGTGGCCCGGGCAGTCGGCCACGATGAACTTGCGTTTCTCGGTGCCGAAGAAGCGGTAGGCCACGTCGATCGTGATGCCCTGCTCGCGCTCGGCGGACAGTCCGTCGACGAGCAGCGCGAAATCGATGTCGTCGCCCTGCGTGCCGTGGCGGCGGCTGTCGGCCTCCAGCGCGGCGAGCTGGTCGTCGAACAGCAGGCGCGTGTCGTGCAGCAGGCGGCCGATCAGCGTGCTCTTGCCATCGTCCACGCTGCCGCAGGTGATGAAGCGCAGCAGGTCCTTGGTTTCGTGTTGCTGCAGGTAGGCGGCGACGTCCATCAGAAGTAGCCCTCCTGCTTCTTCTTTTCCATCGACGCCGTCGGATCGTGGTCGATCACGCGGCCCTGGCGTTCGGAGGTGGTGGCCACCAGCATCTCGGCGATGATTTTTTCCAGCGTGTCGGCATCCGATTCGATCGCGCCGGTGAGCGGGTAGCAGCCGAGCGTACGGAAGCGCACCTTGCGCATCGTCGGCACTTCACCGGCGTGCAGCGGGAAGCGTTCGTCGTCCACCATGATCAGCGCGCCATCGCGCTCCACCACGGGGCGCTCCGCGGCCAGATACAGCGACGGCACCGGGATCCGCTCCCGGTAGATGTAGAGCCACACGTCCAGCTCGGTCCAGTTGGAGATCGGGAACACGCGCACCGATTCGCCCTTGTGGATGCGCGTGTTGTAGAGGTCCCAGAGCTCGGGGCGCTGGTGCTTCGGATCCCAGCGGTGCTGGTCGTTGCGGAAGGAAAAGATGCGTTCCTTGGCGCGCGACTTCTCCTCGTCGCGGCGCGCGCCGCCGATGGCGGCGTCGAAGCCCCACTTGTCCAGCGCCTGCTTGAGGGCCTGGGTCTTCATCACGTCGGTGTGCACGGTGGCGCCATGCGTCACCGGGCCGATGCCCTGGGCCAGGCCCTCGGGATTGGTCCAGGTGCGCAGTTCGACGCCGGTCTCGGCGGCGCGGCGGTCGCGGAAGGCGATCATTTCGCGGAACTTCCAGCCGGTGTCCACGTGCATCAGCGGGATCGGCGGGCGCGCGGGATGGAAGGCCTTCACGAGCAGGTGCAGCAGCACCGAGCTGTCCTTGCCGACGGAATACAGCATCACCGGGTTGCGGAAACTGGCCGCCACTTCGCGGAGGATGTGGATGCTTTCGGCCTCGAGGCGGTCGAGGTGGGTGAGGTTGGGTGCTGGCATTCGCACCATTGTAGCCGTGGGCGGGTAAAATGCCGCGTTTTCGGCGGCGTCCTGCCGCGCCCGACTCCCCCAAGAGGAACGACCAGGCGATGAAAATCCTTGTCGGCTACAAGCGCGTCGTGGACTACAACGTCCGCATCCAGGTCAAACCCGACGGCTCCGGCGTCGTGACCGAGGGCGTCAAGCTCTCCGCCAATCCCTTCGACGAAATCGCGCTGGAAGAAGCCCTGCGCCTGCGCGACAAGGGCATCGCAACCGAAGTGGTCGTCGCCACCATCGCGCCCGCCGATGCCCAGGCCCACCTGCGCAACGGCCTGGCCATGGGCGCCAACCGCGCGATCCACGTGGTCGCCGACGGTCCGGTCTCGCCGCTGGCCGCGGCCCGCACCCTGCTCAAGCTGGTCGAGAAGGAGCAGCCGGACCTGGTGATCCTCGGCAAGCAGGCGATCGACGACGACGCCAACCAGACCGGCCAGATGCTCGCCACGCTGTGGGGCCGCCCGCAGGCCACCTTCGCGTCCAAGCTCGAAATCGCCGGCGGCAAGGCCACGGTGGTGCGCGAAGTCGATGCGGGCCTGGAAACGCTCGAAGTGGACCTGCCGGCCGTGGTCACCACCGACCTGCGCCTCAACGAGCCGCGCTTCATCAAGCTGCCCGACATCATGAAGGCGAAGAGCAAGCCGCTCGAATCGATTCCGTTCGCCGACCTCGGCGTCGACGCCGGTGGCGCACTCGAAACCACGCACTACGCCCCGCCCGCCAAGCGCAGCAAGGGCGTGATGGTGAAGGACGCGGCCGAACTGGTCGCCGCACTGAAAGCGAAGGGGTTGCTCTGATGTCCAAGGTCCTGATCGTTGCCGAGCACCTCGACGGCAAACTCAATGCGTCCACGGCGAAGTGCGTCTCCGCCGCGCAGGCGCTGAAGCCCGACTCCATCGACGTCGCCGTGTTCGCGGCCGACCCGTCGTCCATCGCCGCGGAAGCCGCGCAGATCGCCGGCGTCTCGCGCGTGCTTGCAGTGGCGAATGCCGCCAATGCGCATGCGCTCGCGCAGGTGCTCGCGCCGCAGGTAGCGAAGCTCGCCGCGGGCTACACGCATGTCTTCGGTCCCAGCACGACCTTCGGCAAGGACCTGATGCCGTGCGTCGCCGCGTTGCTCGGCGTGTCGCAGGTGTCCGATGTCATGACCGTGGAAGACGCGCACACGTTCAAGCGCCCGATCTATGCGGGCAACGCGATCGTCACGGTCAAGGCGCCGGCGGACAAACCGGTCGTCGCCACCGTGCGCACCGCGTCGTGGCCGGAAGCCGCGCGCGGCGGCAATGCGAACGTGGAAGCGGCCAACGCCGACGCGACGCTGCCTTCGCACACGCGCTTCGTCGGCCTGGCGGCCGGCAAGTCGGATCGCCCGGACCTGCAGAGCGCGAAGCGCGTGGTGTCCGGTGGCCGCGGCGTGGGCTCGGCCGAGAACTTCAAGATCGTCTACGACCTCGCCGACAAGCTCGGTGCAGCGGTGGGCGCCTCGCGTGCGGCGGTCGACGCCGGCTACGTGCCGAACGAACTGCAGGTCGGCCAGACCGGCAAGATCATCGCGCCGGAGCTCTACGTGGCGGTCGGCATCAGCGGAGCGATCCAGCACCTGACCGGCATCAAGGACGCGGGCACGATCGTGGCGATCAACAAGGACCCGGAAGCGCCGATCTTCGAGATCGCCGACATCGGCCTGGTCGGCGATTTGTTCAAGCTGCTGCCGGAACTCGAGCAAGCGCTGGGCTGAGCCGCGCACGCAAGCGTCGAAACCAAACGGGGCGGCCAATGGCCGCCCCGTTTGCATTCCGGACGTGCTGGCGAACGATCAGTTGCCGCCCACCACGTACACCGTCGCGGCGGCGCTGATGGCCTGCGTCGTGGAGACGTTCGCGGACAACCAGATCGCGTTGGAACCGGCCGTCGCGTGCCGCCACAGCACGTCCGAGCGTCCGTCGCCGTTGTAGTCGGCCACGCGCGCCACCTTCCAGTTCTGGTCGGGCACGGTGGCGACGGCGGTCGTCGTGGCGCCGTTGGCGGCACGCCAGACCAGGTTCGCGCCGGTGCTGGTGTTGCGCCAGAGGATGTCCGACGTGCCGTCGTTGTCGAAGTCGCCCACGCCCACGACCGTCCACGCCTGCGCGGCCACGGTCAGCATCGACTGCTGCGTCGCCGCGTTGCCCGAACGCCAGATCGTGTTCGCACCCGTGGTGCTGTTGCGCCACAGGATGTCGGCCGAACCGTCGGCGTTGAAGTCGCCCACGCCGACGATCTTCCACACGATGTTCGCCGTCGTGAGCGTCTGCGCGTTCGCACCGTTGCCGCTGCGCCAGATGATGCTCTGCCCGGTGTTGACGTTGTGCCAGAGGATGTCGGCGTGGCCGTCGTCGTCGAAATCGCCGACGCCCGACACCACCCACGCCTGGCTCGGCACCGCGGTCACCGCCAGCGCGGTGTTGCCGTTGCCCGAACGCCAGATCGTGTTCGCGCCGGTGCGCGTGTTGCGCCAGAGCAGGTCGGCGAAGCCATCGGCATCGAAGTCGCCCGAGCCGACGACCGTCCATCCCTGGTCGGTCACCGTCACCAGCTGCTGCGAGCTGGCCGAGCTCGCACCGCGCCACAGGTAGTTGGTGCCGTTGGCGGTGCTGCGCCACATGATGTCGGCGCGACCGCTGCCGTCGAAGTCGTCGCGCATCGCGCTCTGCGCGATCGACGGATAGAAGCCCGCGATGATCGGTGCGGTCTGGCCGAGGCTGCGCGCGTTGTCGTTGTCGGCCGTGCCGCACGCTTCGCCGCAATACGTGATGCGCGGGTTGGAGAACACGCGATAGCCGGCCTGCGGCGGATCGGCGTCCGGATCGCGGTACGCCATGATCGTGAAGAATCGGGCGTTCTTGTAGCCGAATGAATAATCGAACGCGCCGAATTCATCCTCGTCGAGCACGCCGTTGTCGCCCGCCGCCGTCGTGCGGTCGTGCGCCGAGCCCATGTTGTG comes from Lysobacter sp. KIS68-7 and encodes:
- a CDS encoding FG-GAP-like repeat-containing protein, with amino-acid sequence MQVAPLPRAQSTIANLPDRGELIAYSDRAPRREGATTWREIQLSEAHAIQAIKDGGMVVQAPDGRPIRLDYARHVDHGDGNWTWVGRPAGTKPGTEAMLTFGPKAVFGSIPNGTDELEIATARGHTYMVQTDSARLAAEQALKPQVFAPDSISAPMSSAPMSSAPRTSGLRTAASSLSSSMTSSALTASALTASAAPLSGSGATSVVGGSTVDLAMGYTAAFATRLGGASQAVTRLNAIVDIANQALLNSRVAGQFRLVRAVQVDVADNTQNRAALMELSGMTCTNVAAAGQLYLPDSGVNCTPAAVPAGMQALLTARDVSGADLAVLVRNLTQPEQQSCGVAWLIGGAQTAVGASALPLGLSVISDSSGSMFPSNGSVCRSETLAHELGHNLGLAHDRATAADNDDSNTDGNNLDPEEFGRYPYAFGYKTDAAGGNFYDVMSVPNLGQTSFRIYSNPRLTFCGGQRCGIAGQADAALALGQTIPVVAAFRAPRFPVAGVGYRGDYDGDGKSDIFWHNAFFGTNVIWKNGNSATTIAAATVADRGWVPAGAGDFNGDGKSDLLWRHASMGSNVVWLSGNASTAMAVSGVPDSAWTIAGIGDFNGDHKDDILWRNISTGANLIWRSANAATTQAVTTVALDWTVVGVGDFDGNGIADILWRNRNDGRNVIWKGGNSATSQGLAYVVSQTWTAVGAGDFDGDGKSDILWRNANGTNVIWKGGNSATTQAMTTVANSAWIVVGIGDFDGDGKDDILWRNSASGQNLIWKAANGATTLPVTTVTAQSWVISG
- the cysD gene encoding sulfate adenylyltransferase subunit CysD; this encodes MPAPNLTHLDRLEAESIHILREVAASFRNPVMLYSVGKDSSVLLHLLVKAFHPARPPIPLMHVDTGWKFREMIAFRDRRAAETGVELRTWTNPEGLAQGIGPVTHGATVHTDVMKTQALKQALDKWGFDAAIGGARRDEEKSRAKERIFSFRNDQHRWDPKHQRPELWDLYNTRIHKGESVRVFPISNWTELDVWLYIYRERIPVPSLYLAAERPVVERDGALIMVDDERFPLHAGEVPTMRKVRFRTLGCYPLTGAIESDADTLEKIIAEMLVATTSERQGRVIDHDPTASMEKKKQEGYF
- a CDS encoding electron transfer flavoprotein subunit beta/FixA family protein, which translates into the protein MKILVGYKRVVDYNVRIQVKPDGSGVVTEGVKLSANPFDEIALEEALRLRDKGIATEVVVATIAPADAQAHLRNGLAMGANRAIHVVADGPVSPLAAARTLLKLVEKEQPDLVILGKQAIDDDANQTGQMLATLWGRPQATFASKLEIAGGKATVVREVDAGLETLEVDLPAVVTTDLRLNEPRFIKLPDIMKAKSKPLESIPFADLGVDAGGALETTHYAPPAKRSKGVMVKDAAELVAALKAKGLL
- a CDS encoding GSCFA domain-containing protein, which gives rise to MSGNPYSGLPDHQFWRRSVAGTERFRFDPVVSTRFAIGREDRVATAGSCFAQHIARRLARAGFRYYVTEAGEALPAAEREARQFGVFSARYGNLYTARQLLQLFQECFEGRQVAEPAWQRADGRWVDALRPQVEPDGFASPAQVQAAREEHLAATRTLFETCDVFVFTLGLTEAWASRTDGTIYPVAPGVVAGTHDPARHAFVNLGVHEVLADMQAFLAGLKSVNPRVRVVLTVSPVPLIATYEADRSALVATTYSKSVLRVVAEMLFREHAWVDYFPSFEIINGNYNNGAYFEADFRSIRPIGVDHVMRCFLRHYTDIGAKPAAAPALAVVPVDIDVVCDEEAIDQVRGQ
- the cysN gene encoding sulfate adenylyltransferase subunit CysN, with translation MDVAAYLQQHETKDLLRFITCGSVDDGKSTLIGRLLHDTRLLFDDQLAALEADSRRHGTQGDDIDFALLVDGLSAEREQGITIDVAYRFFGTEKRKFIVADCPGHEQYTRNMATGASTAELAVVLVDARKGLLTQTRRHSYIVSLLGIRHVLLAVNKMDLVGYDQGVFDEIVAGYRALAEQLGIPHVTCIPLSALKGDNMLAPSPNMPWYRGEPLLQHLETVQVDRGERDIGLRMPVQWVCRPNQDFRGFAGTLVAGEAAPGTDVAVLPSGRRSRIARIVTADGDLPRATAGQAVMFTLEDEVDVSRGDVIAAASNPPEVADQFAAHLLWLGDQPMLPGRPYWLKIGTRTVGATITEIKHKVDVNTQDRLAAKHVDLNEVAYCNLYLDQPIAFEKYADNRALGGFILIDRQSNATVGAGTLDFALRRAANIHWQHLEVDQAARARIKGQVPRCVWFTGLSGSGKSTIANRVEKRLLAMGMHTYLLDGDNVRHGLNKDLGFTDEDRVENIRRVAEVARLMVDAGLIVLVSFISPFRAERRMAREMFGEGEFVEVFVDTPLAVAEERDVKGLYAKARAGEIRNFTGIDSPYERPEAAEVTLETVAGTPEQLAATVLKHLDPRFDD
- a CDS encoding electron transfer flavoprotein subunit alpha/FixB family protein, with the protein product MSKVLIVAEHLDGKLNASTAKCVSAAQALKPDSIDVAVFAADPSSIAAEAAQIAGVSRVLAVANAANAHALAQVLAPQVAKLAAGYTHVFGPSTTFGKDLMPCVAALLGVSQVSDVMTVEDAHTFKRPIYAGNAIVTVKAPADKPVVATVRTASWPEAARGGNANVEAANADATLPSHTRFVGLAAGKSDRPDLQSAKRVVSGGRGVGSAENFKIVYDLADKLGAAVGASRAAVDAGYVPNELQVGQTGKIIAPELYVAVGISGAIQHLTGIKDAGTIVAINKDPEAPIFEIADIGLVGDLFKLLPELEQALG